One stretch of Rhizobium rhizoryzae DNA includes these proteins:
- a CDS encoding AraC family transcriptional regulator, translating to MHNVSQQQAAEATPVSGTERTRFWRARHFRDMECLTASFITHEFSPHSHDTFSIGAIENGCQVAKIRGEREATGPGALYLINPGEIHDGQPGGPEGYRYRMIYPDTALLVDIIEDMTGRAFHGSPSFSRQLLTDAPLAAAFNRAHRAVEEETGLAGEQGMYGVLANMFKRHGSVIIHLPDYSEPVAMRRVRDYIAQNFDQDIGLEVLARIAGLSRAHMIRAFRKQYFITPHAYQTDLRIRHARHLLREGATPSDTALACGFADQAHLTRHFKARTGLTPAVFRAG from the coding sequence ATGCACAATGTTTCGCAGCAGCAAGCCGCCGAGGCAACGCCCGTATCGGGAACGGAAAGAACACGCTTCTGGCGGGCAAGGCACTTTCGTGACATGGAATGCCTGACCGCCTCCTTCATCACGCATGAATTTTCTCCGCACTCGCATGATACGTTTTCGATCGGTGCCATAGAAAACGGGTGTCAGGTCGCCAAGATTCGGGGAGAGCGGGAAGCAACGGGTCCGGGCGCCTTGTACCTCATCAATCCCGGCGAGATTCATGACGGCCAGCCAGGCGGACCGGAGGGCTACCGCTACCGGATGATCTACCCGGATACGGCGCTTCTGGTCGATATCATAGAGGATATGACAGGGCGTGCCTTTCACGGATCTCCTAGTTTCTCCCGGCAGTTGCTGACAGATGCGCCACTGGCTGCAGCCTTCAATCGCGCTCATCGCGCCGTGGAAGAAGAGACAGGGCTTGCCGGAGAGCAGGGCATGTATGGGGTGCTCGCCAACATGTTCAAGAGACATGGCAGCGTCATCATCCATCTGCCGGATTACAGTGAACCCGTCGCCATGCGCCGGGTGCGAGACTACATCGCCCAGAATTTCGATCAGGATATCGGGCTTGAAGTCTTGGCCCGCATTGCCGGCCTCAGCCGCGCCCATATGATCCGCGCCTTCCGCAAGCAGTACTTCATTACACCGCATGCCTATCAGACCGATCTCCGGATCCGGCATGCGCGTCATTTGCTGCGAGAGGGAGCAACCCCGTCGGATACGGCCCTTGCCTGTGGATTTGCCGACCAGGCGCACCTGACCCGTCACTTCAAAGCCCGCACAGGCCTCACCCCAGCTGTCTTCAGGGCCGGTTGA